Genomic window (Thermodesulfobacteriota bacterium):
GGTTGTCGAGCATCTTGGGGGCTCCCGAGGCTATCTCCCTGCACCCCTTGACCTTGCAGTCGAGTATGCGGAGCGGGTTCGTCTCTAACCTTCTTTGGCAATCCTCGCAGAGGCGGTCTTTTTGCGGGGTGAAATAGGCGACGAGCTTCAGCTTGTACTGCGGCCTGCAGTTATGGTCCCCGAGGGATGATATCTCGAGCTTCAGGTATTTCGTTACGCCTGTCTCGTCGAGGAGCCTCCACACCATAGCTATCAGCTCGGCGTCGGACGCCGCCTCCTCCGGTCCCAGGAGCTCGGCCCCTATCTGGTAGAAGCCCCTGTAGCGTCCCTTCTGGGGCCTTTCGTGCCTGAACATCATGCCCGAGTAGTAGAGCTTCGTTACGGGCGACTTCGCCCACATCGAGTTCTCTATGTACGCCCTCACGACCCCCGCCGTGCCTTCCGGGCGGAGCGTGAGCGAGGAGCCGTCCCTGTCCTTAAAGGTGTACATCTCCTTCTCGACTATGTCGGTCGCGGCGCCTATGCTCCTTGCGAATATCTCGGTGAATTCCAGGACCGGCACCCTTATCTCCGAGAACCCGTAGAGCTCGAAGACGGACTTCGCCCTCTCCTCTATGTGATGCCACCTCTTCACGTCCTCGGGCAGGACGTCGTGGAACCCTCTTATCGATCTCGTTTCCATTATGCTCCTACTGGGGTTGATTATGCGTTTCCCGCGCCCTCTACGGCATAGGGAAATTCGAGGCCCCGGCCGGCCGCCGGTTTATTATATCCAACGCCCGCCGGTATTTCTAATCGGCCGCGCCGCGAGGGGGAGTAAGCGCGCGGATTAGTCAACCTGCGAATATGGCCATATACTAATTGCCGTATTCCCGGTTCATTCAGGGTCGATCATGCCGAACGCTGCCCCCGAGAGAGTATTCTACGTAGGAAGCCCCGAGCTGTTCTCGAGGGGCGCGAGCGCCATACACATCATGAAGATGTGCCAGGCGATGGCGAGGCTCGGCGTGAAAACCACTCTCCTAATACCGACCGACCGCACGCACGGGGAGATGTTCCAGTACTACGGCGTGGAATCGAAATTCAGGATAGTCCCGTTCCCGTACTTCGGCAACTCGTCCGCGAGGAACATAACGCACGGGGTGCTCGCGTCCGTATACGCCGGGAGGAAGAGGAAGGAGTTCGACCTCGCGGTGACGAGGAACATAGTCTTCGCCTCCCTCGCGGCGAACGTAATACGCGCGCCTTTCGTCTATGACGCCCACCACCCGCTCGTCACGGGAGCGCGCGTCCTCTTCAACTCGTTCAAGCGCTCAAATCATCTCGTCCGGTTCACGACGAACTCGCGCGGGCTTGGGGAGATATATCTCAGGGAGGGCCTCCCTCCCGAAAAGCTCGTCGTCGCCCACAACGGCGTCGACCTCGAGGGATACAGGTCGCTCCCCGAAAAGTCCCGGGCGCGGGCAGACCTCGGTCTGCCGGAGGGCCGGAAGATCGTCTGCTATTCGGGCAACATATACGAGGGCAGGGGGATAGAGTATCTGATAGATATAGCCCCCGGCATGAGCGACGCGCTTTTTCTCATTGTCGGCGGGCTCGAGAAAGACGTCGTGCGGTGCCGGACTCTCGCCCGCGAGAAGAACGCCGCGAACATCAAATTCACGAGCTACGTGTCCCACGACATGGTCCCGCTTTATCTCGCGGCCTCCGACCTCCTCGTCATGCCCTATACGTCGCACATGACGATAAGGGGAGGAACGTACGCGCAGGACTTCACCTCCCCCATAAAGCTCTTCGAGTACATGGCTTCGGGGAGGCCGATTGTAGCTACGTCGATCCCTTCCGTCTCCGAGGTTCTGGAAGACGGTGTGAACGCGGTGCTCGTCCCGCCCGACAGCGCGGAAGCGCTCGAAGCGGGCATAAAAAGGGCGCTTGCGGACCCTCCGCTCTCGGCGCGGCTAGCGGAAAGGGCCTCATACGACGTCAGGGGATACACTTGGGAAGAGAGGGCTAAAAAATTGCTTGGCCTCGAATAACTATTCAGGTTATATAATTTTCAGGGTATCTTATCACTTCGATTTTAATCTATTCTCGTCAGAATTGATTTGAGCCGCAGTAGAAGGGAGTGAAGGTGAGGGTGACATACAGGTATTTCTTTATATTTTTTGCCGCGCTCTTCGCAGCTCAGGCGTCCGCTCAGGAGACGGTGGAGGTAAAAGAGCTTTTCGATTACGCCTTCACGGAGAACGCCGCCACGGGCGGGAAGGAAGAGCCCGCGAAGGAGGAAGAATTCGTGTCGGGCCAGGAGGGCGAGGAGCGCCTGGGCGTAAAGGCCTTCATGCGCGATTCCGCGATCATGTACACGGGCCTCTGGGCGTCGAGGTTCTTCTACGTAAGGAACAAGAACAGCAGGATATTCGATACTTCCTTTTCCAAATGGTGGCACAACATAACGCAGTGGCCGGAATGGGACGACGGCGACTCGTTCTTCACGAACTGGGTGACGCACCCCCTCATAGGCGCGGCGGAGTACCTCTTCTACAGGCAGATGGGGCACGGCTACCTCGTTTCGGCCCTGGGCGTGGTGCTCCAGAGCACGCTCTTCGAATACACTATCGAGGGCACTGTCGAGACTCCTTCCCTCCAGGACCTGGTATCGACGCCGCTCGTCGGCGTCCCGATGGGGTTCGCGCTCGAGAAGTCCTCCGACTGGCTCGTATCCACGGACTTCGTGCCGGCGAAGATACTCGGCCACATACTTAACCCCTGGAAGAACTTCATCGCGGACAGGAAGATCGGGATATACAACCCGTTCTCCGAGACCTTCATGT
Coding sequences:
- the hisS gene encoding histidine--tRNA ligase; amino-acid sequence: METRSIRGFHDVLPEDVKRWHHIEERAKSVFELYGFSEIRVPVLEFTEIFARSIGAATDIVEKEMYTFKDRDGSSLTLRPEGTAGVVRAYIENSMWAKSPVTKLYYSGMMFRHERPQKGRYRGFYQIGAELLGPEEAASDAELIAMVWRLLDETGVTKYLKLEISSLGDHNCRPQYKLKLVAYFTPQKDRLCEDCQRRLETNPLRILDCKVKGCREIASGAPKMLDNLCEDCLRHFTEVRESLDAVGVPYVINPNIVRGLDYYTRTVFEITTEELGSQNAVAAGGRYDGLVEELGGPHTPAIGFAIGMERLILLHKTAHPEGFGKEVSVFIAHMGEDARKKAFSLASELRARGVATETDYGGKSLKSQLKRADKSGARFTFIIGGDELSRGTVKVRDMAASTEKEMDAGSALELISSTHSP
- a CDS encoding glycosyltransferase family 4 protein produces the protein MPNAAPERVFYVGSPELFSRGASAIHIMKMCQAMARLGVKTTLLIPTDRTHGEMFQYYGVESKFRIVPFPYFGNSSARNITHGVLASVYAGRKRKEFDLAVTRNIVFASLAANVIRAPFVYDAHHPLVTGARVLFNSFKRSNHLVRFTTNSRGLGEIYLREGLPPEKLVVAHNGVDLEGYRSLPEKSRARADLGLPEGRKIVCYSGNIYEGRGIEYLIDIAPGMSDALFLIVGGLEKDVVRCRTLAREKNAANIKFTSYVSHDMVPLYLAASDLLVMPYTSHMTIRGGTYAQDFTSPIKLFEYMASGRPIVATSIPSVSEVLEDGVNAVLVPPDSAEALEAGIKRALADPPLSARLAERASYDVRGYTWEERAKKLLGLE